In Streptomyces chartreusis NRRL 3882, the following are encoded in one genomic region:
- a CDS encoding LOG family protein yields MQTMPAHAAHHDDREIETLEEFDATVSARGTLAGHRVQAVDLTDRTRELLSTDTAGAVFLGCAMREEAAAKVRTDGALVFPPVPDLPFDPYRGHVYAPDELFASLPDGYEATPDAQAYAWFQRTKADRDIYASMLRAIHDDSVSDALDELLSGARVVGVMGGHAMARGTEEYAGAARLGRELARAGLTVATGGGPGAMEAANLGAYAAPFGDEMLTESLELLAKAPHFTPSITQWATAAFEIRTRWPQGGRSVGIPTWFYGHEPPNAFASHIAKYFANATREDGLLARSNAGVVFLPGAAGTVQEIFDNATPNYYESRGEPTPMVLVNRAHWTERLPTWSLLQSLARGRSMEARIALVERIEEAPEALKRLGG; encoded by the coding sequence GTGCAGACGATGCCCGCCCATGCGGCCCACCATGACGACCGTGAGATCGAGACGCTGGAGGAGTTCGACGCCACCGTCTCGGCGCGCGGCACGCTCGCCGGTCACCGCGTCCAGGCCGTCGACCTGACGGACCGTACGCGCGAACTGCTCAGCACGGACACGGCGGGCGCCGTCTTCCTCGGCTGCGCGATGCGCGAGGAGGCCGCCGCGAAGGTCCGCACGGACGGCGCCCTGGTCTTCCCGCCGGTCCCGGACCTGCCCTTCGACCCGTACCGGGGCCATGTGTACGCACCGGACGAGCTCTTCGCGTCGCTGCCGGACGGCTACGAGGCCACGCCCGACGCCCAGGCCTACGCCTGGTTCCAGCGCACGAAGGCGGACCGGGACATCTACGCCTCCATGCTGCGCGCGATCCACGACGACTCCGTCTCGGACGCGCTCGACGAACTCCTGTCCGGCGCCCGGGTCGTGGGCGTGATGGGCGGGCACGCGATGGCCCGTGGCACGGAGGAGTACGCGGGGGCGGCTCGGCTCGGCCGGGAGCTGGCCCGTGCCGGTCTCACGGTCGCCACGGGTGGCGGCCCGGGCGCGATGGAGGCCGCCAACCTGGGCGCCTACGCCGCCCCGTTCGGCGACGAGATGCTCACCGAGTCGCTCGAACTGCTCGCCAAGGCACCGCACTTCACGCCGTCGATCACGCAGTGGGCGACGGCCGCCTTCGAGATACGCACCCGCTGGCCGCAGGGCGGGCGTTCCGTGGGCATCCCGACCTGGTTCTACGGCCACGAGCCGCCCAACGCCTTCGCGTCGCACATCGCCAAGTACTTCGCCAACGCCACCCGTGAGGACGGCCTGCTGGCCCGGTCGAACGCGGGCGTGGTGTTCCTGCCGGGCGCCGCAGGCACCGTACAGGAGATCTTCGACAACGCGACGCCCAACTACTACGAGTCGCGCGGCGAGCCGACGCCGATGGTGCTCGTGAACCGCGCGCACTGGACGGAGCGGCTGCCGACGTGGTCACTGCTCCAGTCGCTGGCCAGGGGCCGTTCGATGGAGGCGCGGATCGCGCTCGTGGAGCGGATCGAGGAGGCGCCGGAGGCGTTGAAACGTCTCGGCGGTTAA
- a CDS encoding LAETG motif-containing sortase-dependent surface protein → MRILGVVSASAALALGAAGNALACNINEFSAEAKCDGDKGVITVTDVDPAGVPATVTVYLENKGADVKKVGEQVVKGSREGTTITFAENWKPNAEYRIHVQAAPYVDEDIDPNLVTPATACKKDEEKPPATPPATPTPSASPSKPAEETDTPAPSPSESESSTPAGNAPAPAAGDSNLAETGANSNTGIIAGVAAALVVVGGGAVFFGMRRRGAKSSDS, encoded by the coding sequence GTGCGGATCCTCGGTGTCGTCTCCGCCTCGGCCGCGCTCGCGCTCGGTGCCGCCGGCAACGCGCTCGCCTGCAACATCAACGAGTTCTCGGCCGAGGCGAAGTGCGATGGCGACAAGGGCGTCATCACCGTCACCGACGTGGACCCCGCCGGTGTCCCGGCGACCGTCACCGTGTACCTGGAGAACAAGGGGGCCGACGTGAAGAAGGTCGGCGAGCAGGTGGTCAAGGGCTCGCGCGAGGGCACCACCATCACCTTCGCCGAGAACTGGAAGCCGAACGCGGAGTACCGCATCCACGTCCAGGCCGCTCCGTACGTCGACGAGGACATCGACCCGAACCTCGTCACCCCGGCCACGGCCTGCAAGAAGGACGAGGAGAAGCCGCCGGCGACTCCCCCGGCCACGCCGACCCCGTCGGCCTCCCCCTCGAAGCCGGCCGAGGAGACGGACACCCCGGCTCCTTCGCCGTCGGAGAGCGAGAGCAGCACGCCGGCGGGCAACGCGCCCGCGCCCGCGGCCGGTGACTCCAACCTCGCCGAGACCGGCGCCAACTCCAACACCGGCATCATCGCCGGTGTCGCGGCGGCCCTGGTCGTCGTCGGTGGCGGCGCGGTGTTCTTCGGCATGCGCCGTCGTGGGGCGAAGAGCAGCGACAGCTGA
- a CDS encoding aspartate aminotransferase family protein: MSKDLSQTAYDHLWMHFTRMSSYEKSPVPTIVRGEGTYIYDDRGKRYLDGLAGLFVVQAGHGRVELAETAFKQAQELAFFPVWSYAHPKAVELAERLAHHAPGDLNKVFFTTGGGEAVETAWKLAKQYFKLVGKPTKHKVISRAVAYHGTPQGALSITGLPALKAPFEPLVPGAHKVPNTNIYRAPIHGDDPEAFGRWAADQIEQQILFEGPDTVAAVFLEPVQNAGGCFPPPPGYFQRVREICDQYDVLLVSDEVICAFGRLGTMFACDKFGYVPDMITCAKGMTSGYSPIGACVVSDRLAEPFYKGDNTFLHGYTFGGHPVSAAVGLANLDLFERENLTQHVLDNEGAFRSTLEKLHDLPIVGDVRGNGFFYGIELVKDKATKESFDADETERVLYGFLSKKLYENGLYCRADDRGDPVVQLAPPLISDQSTFDEIEQILRATLSEAWTKL; encoded by the coding sequence GTGAGCAAGGACCTCTCCCAGACCGCGTACGACCACCTGTGGATGCACTTCACGCGCATGTCGTCGTACGAGAAGTCCCCCGTCCCCACCATCGTCCGGGGCGAGGGCACGTACATCTACGACGACCGGGGCAAGCGCTACCTCGACGGTCTCGCCGGCCTGTTCGTGGTGCAGGCCGGGCACGGCCGCGTCGAGCTCGCCGAGACCGCCTTCAAGCAGGCGCAGGAGCTGGCGTTCTTCCCGGTGTGGTCCTACGCCCACCCCAAGGCCGTCGAGCTGGCCGAGCGCCTCGCGCACCACGCGCCGGGCGACCTGAACAAGGTCTTCTTCACCACCGGCGGCGGTGAGGCGGTCGAGACCGCCTGGAAGCTCGCCAAGCAGTACTTCAAGCTGGTCGGCAAGCCCACCAAGCACAAGGTCATCTCCCGCGCGGTCGCCTACCACGGCACCCCGCAGGGCGCCCTGTCCATCACCGGACTGCCCGCCCTGAAGGCGCCCTTCGAGCCCCTCGTCCCCGGCGCCCACAAGGTCCCGAACACGAATATCTACCGGGCGCCGATCCACGGTGACGACCCCGAGGCCTTCGGCCGCTGGGCCGCCGACCAGATCGAGCAGCAGATCCTCTTCGAGGGCCCCGACACGGTCGCCGCGGTCTTCCTGGAGCCGGTGCAGAACGCGGGCGGCTGCTTCCCGCCCCCGCCCGGCTACTTCCAGCGGGTCCGCGAGATCTGCGACCAGTACGACGTGCTGCTCGTCTCCGACGAGGTCATCTGCGCCTTCGGCCGGCTGGGCACGATGTTCGCCTGCGACAAGTTCGGCTACGTCCCGGACATGATCACCTGCGCCAAGGGCATGACCTCGGGCTACTCCCCGATCGGCGCGTGCGTCGTCTCCGACCGCCTCGCCGAGCCGTTCTACAAGGGCGACAACACCTTCCTGCACGGCTACACCTTCGGCGGCCACCCGGTCTCCGCGGCCGTGGGCCTCGCCAACCTCGACCTGTTCGAGCGCGAGAACCTCACCCAGCACGTCCTGGACAACGAGGGCGCGTTCCGCTCCACCCTGGAGAAGCTCCACGACCTGCCGATCGTCGGCGACGTCCGCGGCAACGGCTTCTTCTACGGCATCGAGCTGGTCAAGGACAAGGCCACCAAGGAGTCCTTCGACGCGGACGAGACCGAGCGGGTCCTGTACGGCTTCCTCTCCAAGAAGCTGTACGAGAACGGCCTGTACTGCCGCGCCGACGACCGCGGCGACCCGGTCGTCCAGCTCGCCCCGCCGCTGATCTCCGACCAGTCGACGTTCGACGAGATCGAGCAGATCCTGCGCGCCACGCTGTCGGAGGCGTGGACGAAGCTCTGA
- a CDS encoding gamma-aminobutyraldehyde dehydrogenase gives MSTELRRLRNYIGGEFRDAADGRTTDVVNPATGEAYATAPLSGQADVDAAMAAAAEAFPGWRDTTPAERQKALLKIADAFEERAEELIAAEVENTGKPVGLTRSEEIPPMVDQIRFFAGAARMLEGRSAGEYMEGLTSIVRREPVGVCAQVAPWNYPMMMAVWKFAPAIAAGNTVVLKPSDTTPASTVLIAEILGGILPKGVFNVICGDRETGRMMVEHEIPAMASITGSVRAGIQVAESASKDVKRVHLELGGKAPVVVFEDTDIAKAVEDISVAGYFNAGQDCTAATRVLVHESIHDEFVSALSKAAAETKTGQPDDEDVLFGPLNNPNQLKQVEGFIERLPAHARVETGGKRVGDKGYFYAPTVVSGLKQDDEIIQKEVFGPVITVQSFTDEDQAVEWANGVEYALASSVWTKDHGRAMRMSKKLDFGCVWINTHIPLVAEMPHGGFKKSGYGKDLSAYGFDDYTRIKHVMTSLDA, from the coding sequence GTGAGCACCGAGCTGCGTCGTCTGCGCAACTACATCGGCGGTGAGTTCCGGGACGCCGCCGACGGACGGACCACCGACGTGGTCAATCCCGCGACGGGCGAGGCGTACGCGACCGCTCCGCTGTCCGGGCAGGCGGACGTGGACGCCGCGATGGCGGCGGCCGCCGAGGCCTTCCCCGGCTGGCGCGACACCACGCCCGCCGAGCGCCAGAAGGCCCTGCTGAAGATCGCGGACGCCTTCGAGGAGCGCGCCGAGGAGCTGATCGCGGCCGAGGTGGAGAACACGGGCAAGCCGGTCGGGCTGACCCGCTCCGAGGAGATCCCGCCGATGGTCGACCAGATCCGCTTCTTCGCGGGTGCGGCGCGGATGCTCGAGGGCCGCTCGGCCGGTGAGTACATGGAGGGCCTGACCTCCATCGTGCGCCGGGAGCCGGTCGGCGTCTGCGCGCAGGTCGCGCCGTGGAACTACCCGATGATGATGGCCGTGTGGAAGTTCGCCCCGGCGATCGCGGCGGGCAACACGGTCGTCCTGAAGCCGTCCGACACCACCCCGGCGTCCACGGTGCTGATCGCGGAGATCCTCGGCGGGATCCTGCCGAAGGGCGTCTTCAACGTCATCTGCGGCGACCGCGAGACCGGCCGCATGATGGTCGAGCACGAGATCCCGGCGATGGCCTCCATCACCGGCTCGGTGCGCGCCGGCATCCAGGTCGCCGAGTCCGCCTCCAAGGACGTCAAGCGCGTCCACCTGGAGCTGGGCGGCAAGGCGCCGGTCGTGGTCTTCGAGGACACCGACATCGCCAAGGCCGTCGAGGACATCTCGGTCGCGGGCTACTTCAACGCCGGCCAGGACTGCACGGCCGCCACGCGCGTGCTCGTCCACGAGTCCATCCACGACGAGTTCGTCTCCGCGCTGTCGAAGGCCGCCGCCGAGACCAAGACCGGGCAGCCGGACGACGAGGACGTGCTGTTCGGCCCGCTCAACAACCCCAACCAGCTCAAGCAGGTCGAGGGCTTCATCGAGCGGCTGCCCGCGCACGCGCGCGTGGAGACCGGCGGCAAGCGGGTCGGCGACAAGGGGTACTTCTACGCGCCGACCGTCGTCTCGGGCCTGAAGCAGGACGACGAGATCATCCAGAAGGAGGTCTTCGGCCCGGTCATCACCGTGCAGTCCTTCACGGACGAGGACCAGGCGGTGGAGTGGGCCAACGGCGTCGAGTACGCGCTCGCCTCCTCCGTGTGGACCAAGGACCACGGCCGCGCCATGCGGATGTCCAAGAAGCTCGACTTCGGCTGCGTCTGGATCAACACGCACATCCCGCTGGTCGCGGAGATGCCGCACGGCGGCTTCAAGAAGTCCGGCTACGGCAAGGACCTGTCGGCGTACGGCTTCGACGACTACACGCGGATCAAGCACGTGATGACGTCGCTGGACGCGTAG
- a CDS encoding Lrp/AsnC family transcriptional regulator, with the protein MHSEPVASRSADQRDSRESRNGGPQLDAVSLAIIEQLQEDGRRPYAAIGKAVGLSEAAVRQRVQKLLDQGVMQIVAVTDPLTVGFRRQAMVGVNVEGDVESVADALTAMSECEYVVMTAGSFDLMVEIVCEDDDHLLDVINKRIRAVPGVRSTESFVYLKLKKQTYMWGTR; encoded by the coding sequence GTGCACAGTGAGCCCGTGGCCAGTCGAAGCGCAGACCAGAGGGACTCCCGCGAGTCCAGGAACGGCGGTCCCCAGCTGGACGCCGTCTCCCTCGCCATCATCGAGCAGCTCCAGGAGGACGGCCGCCGTCCGTACGCCGCCATCGGCAAGGCCGTGGGCCTCTCCGAGGCGGCCGTGCGCCAGCGCGTCCAGAAGCTGCTCGACCAGGGCGTGATGCAGATCGTCGCCGTCACGGACCCGCTCACCGTGGGATTCCGCAGACAGGCGATGGTCGGCGTCAACGTCGAGGGCGACGTGGAGTCGGTGGCGGACGCGCTGACGGCCATGTCCGAATGCGAGTACGTGGTGATGACCGCAGGCTCCTTCGACCTGATGGTGGAGATCGTCTGCGAGGACGACGACCACCTCCTGGACGTCATCAACAAACGCATCCGGGCCGTCCCCGGAGTGCGCTCCACCGAGAGCTTCGTCTACCTCAAGCTCAAGAAGCAGACCTACATGTGGGGAACCCGATAA
- a CDS encoding VOC family protein — translation MYQQMVFVNLCVSDLGASKKFFTELGYQINEQFSDDTTASVVISETIVVMVHTKEKYAQFTKKEIADPKKTSEVLIALSSESREKVDELVEKAVAAGGSVSGETQDHGFMYGRAFDDPDGHTFEVVWMDPAAVEG, via the coding sequence ATGTACCAGCAGATGGTCTTCGTGAACCTGTGCGTCAGCGACCTCGGCGCCTCGAAGAAGTTCTTCACGGAACTCGGCTACCAGATCAACGAGCAGTTCAGCGACGACACCACCGCCTCGGTCGTGATCAGCGAGACCATCGTGGTGATGGTGCACACCAAGGAGAAGTACGCCCAGTTCACCAAGAAGGAGATCGCGGACCCGAAGAAGACCAGCGAGGTGCTGATCGCGCTGAGCTCCGAGAGCCGCGAGAAGGTCGACGAGCTGGTCGAGAAGGCGGTCGCGGCGGGCGGTTCCGTCTCCGGCGAGACGCAGGACCACGGGTTCATGTACGGCCGCGCCTTCGACGACCCGGACGGCCACACCTTCGAGGTCGTGTGGATGGACCCGGCGGCCGTCGAGGGCTGA
- a CDS encoding ABC transporter ATP-binding protein, with translation MEAPPDNDVLWARALHFQHDDGSPALSGVSLGVREGEILAVSGPRGSGKTTLLRCLSGLVPVRRGEVWFNSVPVHTMGPLTRERLRRDRFGWIDPAPVLVPELNAWENTALPLMLRGTSRRRAKTAALEWLERLDIGESARKRPHQLVQAERQRVCIARALAPAPSVLFADEPTAPLHRADRAHVLRTLTTAARSHGITVVLATHDAETAALADRTVSLLDGRRVQTVHLPPVAGPTETEGRAACSLSV, from the coding sequence ATGGAGGCCCCGCCTGACAACGACGTGCTCTGGGCACGCGCCCTGCACTTCCAGCACGACGACGGCTCCCCCGCGCTCAGCGGTGTCTCGCTCGGCGTCCGGGAGGGCGAGATCCTCGCCGTGAGCGGCCCGCGCGGCAGCGGCAAGACCACCCTGCTGCGGTGCCTGTCCGGCCTGGTGCCCGTCCGGCGCGGCGAGGTCTGGTTCAACAGCGTGCCCGTGCACACCATGGGCCCCCTCACCCGTGAGCGGCTGCGCCGCGACCGGTTCGGCTGGATCGACCCGGCTCCCGTGCTGGTGCCGGAGCTCAACGCGTGGGAGAACACCGCCCTGCCGCTGATGCTGCGCGGCACCAGCCGGCGCCGCGCCAAGACCGCGGCCCTGGAGTGGCTGGAGCGCCTGGACATCGGCGAGAGCGCTCGCAAACGTCCCCACCAGCTGGTGCAGGCCGAGCGGCAGCGGGTGTGCATCGCCCGCGCCCTCGCCCCCGCGCCGTCGGTGCTGTTCGCCGACGAGCCCACGGCCCCCCTGCACCGCGCCGACCGCGCCCATGTGCTGCGCACGCTCACCACTGCGGCCCGCTCCCACGGCATCACGGTCGTCCTGGCCACGCACGACGCGGAGACCGCGGCGCTCGCCGACCGCACGGTGTCCCTGCTCGACGGGCGGCGCGTGCAGACCGTGCACCTGCCGCCGGTCGCCGGACCCACCGAGACGGAAGGCCGGGCCGCGTGCTCGCTCTCCGTCTGA
- a CDS encoding ABC transporter permease — protein sequence MAVPVAFFAVFFAYPVAAIVARGLKVDGVWRFGRIGEVLAQSDVRHVLWFTTWQAIVSTALTLLVALPGAYVFARFDFRGKQVLRAVVTVPFVLPTVVVGTAFLALVGRGGLLDELWGVRLDTTVWAILLAHVFFNYAVVVRTVGGLWAQLDPRQEEAARMLGASPLRAWRQVTLPALAPAVAAAALMVFLFTFTSFGVVQILGGPTFSTLEVEIYRQTSEIFDLSTAAVLTLIQFVAVGAILALHAWTVRRRETALRLVDPSVTARRPRGTGQWALLGGVLVTVSVLLLLPLAVLVQRSLDAPGFGYYRALTREDGGVFLVPPIEAIGNSLSYAVAATLIAVVIGGLAAVALTRRDAGRFVRGFDALLMLPLGVSAVTVGFGFLIALDAPPLDLRSSWILVPLAQALVGVPFVVRTMLPVLRAVDVRLREAASVLGASPWRVWREVDLPMVRRALLIAAGFAFAVSLGEFGATVFIARPDNPTLPVAVARLLGRPGELNYGQAMALSTILMVVCAVALLVLERLRTDRTGEF from the coding sequence ATCGCCGTGCCCGTCGCGTTCTTCGCCGTCTTCTTCGCCTACCCCGTCGCCGCGATCGTCGCGCGCGGCCTGAAGGTCGACGGGGTCTGGCGGTTCGGGCGGATCGGCGAGGTGCTGGCGCAGTCCGACGTCCGGCACGTGCTGTGGTTCACCACCTGGCAGGCGATCGTCTCGACGGCACTCACCCTGCTGGTCGCGCTGCCCGGCGCGTATGTCTTCGCGCGCTTCGACTTCCGCGGCAAGCAGGTCCTGCGGGCCGTGGTGACCGTGCCGTTCGTGCTGCCGACGGTCGTCGTCGGTACGGCGTTCCTGGCGCTGGTCGGGCGCGGCGGACTGCTCGACGAGCTGTGGGGCGTGCGGCTGGACACCACCGTGTGGGCGATCCTGCTCGCGCACGTCTTCTTCAACTACGCGGTCGTCGTCCGGACCGTCGGCGGGCTCTGGGCGCAGCTCGACCCGCGGCAGGAGGAGGCCGCGCGGATGCTCGGGGCGTCGCCGCTGAGGGCCTGGCGGCAGGTCACGCTGCCGGCGCTCGCGCCCGCCGTGGCCGCCGCCGCGCTCATGGTCTTCCTGTTCACCTTCACCTCCTTCGGTGTCGTCCAGATCCTCGGCGGGCCCACCTTCTCGACCCTGGAGGTGGAGATCTACCGGCAGACGTCGGAGATCTTCGACCTGTCCACGGCCGCCGTGCTGACGCTGATCCAGTTCGTCGCCGTGGGCGCGATCCTCGCCCTGCACGCCTGGACCGTACGGCGGCGGGAGACCGCGCTGCGGCTGGTGGACCCGTCCGTGACCGCGCGCCGGCCGCGTGGCACGGGGCAGTGGGCGCTGCTGGGCGGGGTGCTCGTCACCGTATCCGTGCTGCTCCTGCTGCCGCTCGCCGTGCTGGTGCAGCGATCCCTGGACGCCCCCGGCTTCGGCTACTACCGGGCGCTGACCCGCGAGGACGGGGGAGTGTTCCTCGTCCCGCCGATCGAGGCCATCGGCAACTCGCTGTCGTACGCCGTAGCCGCCACGCTCATCGCCGTGGTGATCGGCGGTCTTGCCGCCGTCGCGCTCACCCGCCGGGACGCCGGGCGGTTCGTGCGCGGCTTCGACGCCCTGCTGATGCTGCCGCTCGGGGTGTCCGCGGTGACCGTCGGGTTCGGGTTCCTGATCGCCCTCGACGCGCCGCCGCTCGATCTGAGGTCCTCGTGGATCCTGGTGCCGCTCGCGCAGGCGCTGGTCGGTGTGCCGTTCGTCGTGCGGACGATGCTGCCCGTACTGCGGGCGGTGGACGTGCGGTTGCGGGAGGCGGCCTCGGTGCTGGGGGCCTCGCCCTGGCGGGTGTGGCGTGAGGTGGATCTGCCGATGGTGCGGCGGGCGCTGCTGATCGCGGCCGGGTTCGCCTTCGCCGTGTCGCTCGGGGAGTTCGGGGCGACGGTGTTCATCGCGCGGCCCGACAACCCGACGCTGCCGGTGGCCGTGGCGCGGCTGCTGGGGCGGCCCGGGGAGCTGAACTACGGCCAGGCGATGGCCCTTTCGACGATTCTGATGGTGGTGTGCGCCGTGGCCCTGCTGGTGCTGGAGAGGCTTCGCACGGACCGGACCGGGGAGTTCTGA
- a CDS encoding maleylpyruvate isomerase family mycothiol-dependent enzyme, whose product MTLLTHDRYCDEVAHQVALLRSVVTSGADLSGPVPTCPDWSLEDLVRHLGGALRWVEFIVRTRAEEEVPEERVPGLAGPGTRGDAAVLDAWLAESGEQVVTALREAGPDTKVWGWAGILDSGFWARRATHEITVHRADATLAAGLPFEVAPEVAADAIDEWLQIVEYVQRTAPHDTVGELRGPGRSIHLHATDTGPGLNAEWLIELTEEGVTWRRGHEKATVALRGPLTSVLLAFYRRLPLDSPELEVLGERDLLEFWLERATFG is encoded by the coding sequence ATGACGCTACTCACGCACGACCGTTACTGCGACGAAGTCGCCCACCAGGTCGCTCTGTTGAGGTCCGTGGTGACGTCCGGCGCCGATCTGTCCGGCCCGGTGCCGACCTGCCCGGACTGGTCGCTGGAGGACCTGGTCCGGCACCTGGGCGGTGCCCTGCGCTGGGTGGAGTTCATCGTGCGGACCCGGGCCGAGGAGGAGGTGCCCGAGGAACGGGTGCCGGGCCTCGCCGGACCCGGCACCCGGGGCGACGCCGCCGTACTGGACGCCTGGCTGGCGGAGAGCGGCGAGCAGGTCGTCACAGCGCTGCGGGAGGCCGGGCCGGACACGAAGGTGTGGGGCTGGGCGGGGATCCTCGACTCCGGGTTCTGGGCCCGCCGGGCGACGCACGAGATCACCGTGCACCGTGCGGACGCCACGCTCGCCGCCGGCCTGCCCTTCGAGGTCGCGCCCGAGGTGGCCGCCGACGCGATCGACGAGTGGCTCCAGATCGTGGAGTACGTGCAGCGGACGGCACCCCACGACACGGTGGGGGAACTGCGCGGCCCGGGCCGCAGCATCCATCTGCACGCCACCGACACCGGCCCCGGCCTGAACGCCGAGTGGCTCATCGAACTCACCGAGGAGGGTGTCACCTGGCGCCGGGGCCACGAGAAGGCCACGGTCGCCCTGCGCGGACCGCTCACCTCCGTCCTGCTCGCGTTCTACCGCCGGCTGCCGCTGGACTCCCCGGAGCTGGAGGTGCTGGGGGAGCGGGACCTGCTGGAGTTCTGGCTGGAGCGGGCGACGTTCGGCTAG
- a CDS encoding ABC transporter ATP-binding protein: MLLALEGATVRFGGRAVLDAVDLEVAEHEIVCVLGPSGSGKSTLLRAVAGLQPLDSGRVALDGRDQVGVPAHRRGVGLMFQDHQLFPQRDVGGNVAFGLRMHGASKRQQADRVQELLDLVGLPGASRRAVAALSGGEQQRVALARALAPSPRLLMLDEPLGQLDRSLRERLVVELKELFGRLGTTVLAVTHDQGEAFALADRVVVMRDGRIAQSGTPLQVWQRPADAFVARFLGFENVVEATVGAEAADTPWGKVPVPEGAPQGTRTLLVRPAGVRLVPAGTGLRCTVTARTFKGTHVSVHLQPDGAPRLEAACALRAAPETGDEVGVEFDAAEIVVLG, encoded by the coding sequence ATGCTGCTGGCTCTGGAAGGTGCGACGGTCCGTTTCGGCGGGCGTGCCGTGCTGGACGCCGTCGACCTTGAGGTCGCCGAGCACGAGATCGTGTGTGTGCTCGGGCCCAGCGGCAGCGGCAAGTCGACGCTGCTGCGGGCGGTGGCGGGGCTCCAGCCGCTCGACTCCGGGCGGGTGGCGCTCGACGGGCGCGACCAGGTGGGCGTGCCCGCGCACCGGCGCGGGGTCGGGCTGATGTTCCAGGACCACCAGCTGTTCCCGCAGCGGGACGTGGGCGGCAACGTCGCCTTCGGACTGCGTATGCACGGGGCGTCGAAGCGGCAACAGGCCGACCGTGTACAGGAGTTGCTGGACCTGGTCGGGCTGCCGGGCGCGTCCCGCCGGGCCGTCGCCGCGCTGTCCGGCGGGGAGCAGCAACGGGTCGCGCTGGCCCGGGCGTTGGCACCGAGCCCCCGGTTGCTGATGCTGGACGAGCCGCTGGGCCAGCTCGACCGGTCGCTCAGGGAGCGGCTCGTCGTCGAACTGAAGGAGCTGTTCGGCCGGTTGGGCACCACCGTGCTCGCCGTGACGCACGACCAGGGGGAGGCCTTCGCGCTGGCCGACCGGGTCGTGGTGATGCGGGACGGCAGGATCGCCCAGTCCGGTACGCCGCTCCAGGTGTGGCAGCGGCCGGCCGACGCGTTCGTCGCCCGCTTCCTCGGCTTCGAGAACGTCGTCGAGGCGACGGTCGGGGCGGAGGCCGCGGACACGCCGTGGGGCAAGGTGCCGGTGCCGGAGGGCGCCCCGCAGGGCACCCGGACCCTGCTCGTGCGGCCCGCGGGCGTGCGCCTGGTGCCGGCCGGCACGGGCCTGCGCTGCACGGTGACCGCGCGCACCTTCAAGGGCACCCATGTCTCCGTCCACCTCCAGCCTGATGGCGCACCGCGCCTGGAGGCGGCGTGCGCGCTGCGGGCGGCGCCGGAGACCGGGGACGAGGTCGGGGTGGAGTTCGACGCGGCCGAAATCGTGGTGCTCGGCTGA